One genomic segment of Entelurus aequoreus isolate RoL-2023_Sb linkage group LG25, RoL_Eaeq_v1.1, whole genome shotgun sequence includes these proteins:
- the mvp gene encoding major vault protein isoform X1, with protein sequence MVGTGKSRDRRGSHAHTASLLKKSTGVGKRISSVTSSIAKMSKKIQFQNTAVEAAAAVAVDVSIIRIPPHHYIHVLDQNTNIARVEIGPLTFIRQDHERVLFSPVRMITVPPRHFCVIANPVACDDGGLVLFDGAGQAKLRHADLEIRLCRDPFPLYPGEEIQQVVTPLQVVYPDTALRLRAQLDFQEEGGKRRVAGDEWLFEGPGTYIPKKEVAVLETIKATVIRVNQAIRLRARKEGVDRGGVYRVTGEEWLVSKVGAYLPDAHEEVLDIVNAFILTDKKALHVRALRAFKDAGDRQRRTGDEWLVTNGDHEAHIPSVAEEVVGVVEVTTLSSRQYCVILDPVGPDGKPQLGQKRVVKGERSFFLQPGERLERGIQDVYVLSEEEGLLLRAVQAFADTQEDAVLLVLPQKRKRADEREVDEDEEEDEDRSKRPRQSVVLRRPGDRWMLRGPVEYVPPATVEVVMRRQAIPLDENEGIYVRDMKTGKVRAVIGQTYMLNQDEEMWQKELPLNVETLLASTRDPLADRSDRGKMAEGKARTKTLVVSYRVPHNAAVQVYDYREKRARVVFGPERVMLGPDEQFTVLSLSGDRPKRGNVIKAICLLLGPDFFTDIITIETADHARLQLQLSYNWHFDVKPPVDTAEAAALFSVPDFVGDACKAIASRVRGAVASVQFDDFHKNSNRIICSAVFGFDEKLAVRPSLRFPQNRLVISSVDIQSVEPVDQRTRDSLQKSVQLAIEITTNSQEAAARHEAERLEQEARGRLERQKIMDQAQAERSRKELLELEALSAAVESTGAAKAEAQSRAEAARIQGEAAVHEAKLKVEAQTIEAEAELQRLAKARQQELVYRKQMDQLDVEKQERLSKMESERFSHLVDSLGSDTLKEMARAGPELQVKLLQALGLKSTLITDGVSPINLFTTANGLLGALPAPAQ encoded by the exons TGGTCGGAACCGGGAAGTCACGTGACCGCCGTGGCAGCCACGCCCACACCGCAAGTCTGCTGAAAAAGTCGACAGGTGTCGGAAAAAGAATCTCATCCGTGACGAGCAG CATCGCCAAGATGTCCAAGAAGATCCAGTTCCAAAATACCGCGGTGGAAGCGGCGGCAGCGGTGGCGGTGGACGTGTCCATCATCCGCATCCCGCCCCACCACTACATCCACGTGTTGGACCAGAACACCAACATCGCCCGCGTGGAGATCGGGCCGCTCACCTTCATCCGCCAAGATCACGAAAG GGTCCTCTTCTCGCCGGTGCGGATGATCACGGTGCCGCCGCGCCACTTCTGCGTGATCGCCAACCCGGTGGCGTGCGACGACGGCGGCCTCGTCCTCTTCGACGGGGCGGGCCAGGCCAAGCTGCGCCACGCCGACCTGGAGATCCGCCTGTGCCGGGATCCTTTCCCGCTGTACCCCGGAGAGGAGATCCAGCAG GTGGTGACGCCGCTGCAGGTGGTCTATCCCGACACGGCGCTGCGACTGCGGGCGCAGCTGGACTTCCAGGAGGAGGGCGGCAAGAGACGTGTCGCCGGGGACGAGTGGCTCTTCGAGGGACCCG GGACGTACATCCCCAAGAAGGAAGTGGCGGTCCTGGAGACCATCAAGGCCACGGTGATCCGGGTGAACCAAGCCATCAGACTGCGAGCTCGCAAGGAGGGAGTGGACCGCGGCGGCGTGTACCGCGTCACAG GGGAGGAGTGGCTGGTCAGCAAGGTGGGGGCGTACCTGCCGGACGCACACGAGGAAGTGCTGGACATCGTCAACGCCTTCATCCTGACCGACAAG AAAGCGCTGCACGTGCGCGCCCTGCGGGCCTTCAAGGACGCGGGGGACCGCCAGCGGCGTACGGGCGACGAGTGGCTGGTGACCAACGGCGACCACGAGGCGCACATCCCCTCGGTGGCGGAGGAGGTGGTGGGCGTGGTGGAGGTGACCACGCTGAGCAGCCGCCAGTATTGCGTCATCCTGGACCCGGTCGGACCCGACGGCAAACCTCAGCTGGGCCAGAAAAGGGTGGTGAAG GGGGAGCGCTCCTTCTTCCTGCAGCCCGGCGAGCGCCTGGAGCGCGGCATCCAGGACGTCTACGTGCTGTCCGAGGAGGAAGGTCTGCTCCTGCGCGCCGTCCAGGCCTTCGCCGACACCCAGGAG GACGCCGTCTTGCTTGTTTTACCTCAAAAACGAAAACGTGCTGATGAG CGCGAGGTGgacgaggacgaggaggaggacgaGGACCGGAGCAAGCGCCCGCGCCAAAGCGTCGTCCTTCGCCGTCCCGGCGACCGCTGGATGCTGCGAGGCCCCGTGGAGTACGTGCCCCCCGCCACGGTGGAGGTGGTGATGCGGCGGCAGGCCATCCCGCTGGACGAGAATGAGGGCATCTACGTGCGGGACATGAAGACGGGCAAG GTGCGAGCGGTCATCGGGCAGACGTACATGCTGAACCAGGACGAGGAGATGTGGCAGAAGGAACTTCCTCTCAACGTGGAGACGCTGCTGGCGTCCACCCGCGACCCTTTGGCGGACCGCTCGGACCGGGGCAAGATGGCGGAGGGCAAAGCGAGGACCAAGACGCTGGTGGTGTCCTACAGAGTCCCCCACAATGCAGCGGTGCAGGTTTACGACTACCGGGAGAAGAGGGCCAG GGTGGTGTTTGGACCGGAGCGCGTGATGCTGGGTCCTGACGAGCAGTTCACCGTGCTGTCGCTGTCGGGGGACCGACCCAAGCGAGGCAACGTGATCAAGGCCATCTGTCTGCTGCTGGGCCCCGACTTCTTCACCGACATCATCACCATCGAGACCGCCGACCACGCCCGCCTGCAGCTGCAGCTCTCCTACAACTG GCACTTTGACGTCAAGCCGCCCGTCGACACCGCCGAAGCCGCCGCGCTGTTCTCCGTGCCCGACTTTGTGGGCGACGCCTGCAAGGCCATCGCGTCGCGGGTCCGAGGCGCAGTGGCGTCCGTGCAGTTTGACGACTTCCACAAG AACTCCAACCGCATCATCTGCTCGGCCGTGTTCGGCTTCGACGAGAAGCTGGCGGTGCGCCCGAGTCTCCGCTTCCCTCAGAACCGCCTGGTCATCAGCAGCGTGGACATCCAGTCCGTGGAGCCCGTGGACCAGAGGACACGAGACTCCCTGCAGAAGAGCGTCCAGCTCGCCATCGAGATCACCACCAACTCCCAGGAGGCCGCCGCACG TCACGAGGCGGAGCGTCTGGAGCAGGAAGCACGAGGCCGGCTGGAGAGACAGAAGATCATGGACCAGGCACAAGCTGAGCGAAGCAGGAAGGAACTTCTAGAGCTGGAGGCTCTCAG CGCGGCCGTGGAGAGCACGGGCGCCGCCAAGGCGGAGGCTCAGTCCCGGGCGGAGGCGGCGCGTATCCAAGGCGAGGCGGCGGTCCACGAGGCCAAACTGAAGGTGGAGGCTCAGACCATCGAGGCG GAGGCGGAGCTGCAGCGTTTGGCGAAGGCTCGCCAGCAGGAGCTGGTCTACAGGAAGCAGATGGACCAGCTGGACGTGGAAAAGCAGGAGCGTCTGTCCAAGATGGAGAGCGAGCGCTTCAGCCATCTGGTGGACAGCCTGGGCAGCGACACGCTGAAGGAGATGGCGAGGGCCGGCCCCGAGCTGCAG GTGAAGTTGCTGCAGGCCCTCGGCCTCAAGTCCACCCTCATCACGGACGGCGTGTCGCCCATCAACCTCTTCACCACCGCCAACGGCCTGCTGGGGGCGCTGCCTGCACCTGCCCAGTGA
- the LOC133642319 gene encoding proline-rich transmembrane protein 2, with protein sequence MADVERGAVTSQPGTEEQQAPPPAADSNGAGTATTAAFGTPAGQAEVKGAHANGQEGLGSQSALMAGGSPRSSLSQQPGAITEGLEDGSKPPDYLILAILSCFCLLWPINIPALVFSVMSRNSLQQGNVDGARRLGRNAMVLSVIAILGGTAIIIAAIALNWGRILKSG encoded by the exons ATGGCGGACGTTGAGCGCGGCGCCGTGACGAGCCAACCGGGCACGGAAGAACAACAAGCCCCACCCCCAGCAGCAGACA GTAACGGCGCCGGTACGGCAACAACGGCCGCCTTCGGAACCCCCGCCGGCCAGGCGGAGGTCAAAGGCGCTCACGCCAACGGTCAGGAGGGTCTGGGCAGCCAATCAGCTCTGATGGCGGGCGGCTCGCCGCGGTCGTCGCTCAGCCAGCAGCCCGGCGCCATCACGGAGGGTCTGGAAGACGGATCCAAACCGCCAGACTACCTGATCCTCGCCATCTTGTCCTGCTTCTGTCTGCTGTGGCCGATCAACATCCCCGCCCTCGTCTTCTCCGTCATG TCCCGCAACAGCCTTCAGCAGGGGAACGTGGACGGCGCTCGCCGCTTGGGCCGCAACGCCATGGTGCTGTCGGTGATCGCCATCTTGGGGGGAACCGCCATCATCATCGCCGCCATCGCGCTCAACTGGGGAC GGATTTTGAAGTCGGGATAG
- the mvp gene encoding major vault protein isoform X2: MVGTGKSRDRRGSHAHTASLLKKSTGVGKRISSVTSSIAKMSKKIQFQNTAVEAAAAVAVDVSIIRIPPHHYIHVLDQNTNIARVEIGPLTFIRQDHERVLFSPVRMITVPPRHFCVIANPVACDDGGLVLFDGAGQAKLRHADLEIRLCRDPFPLYPGEEIQQVVTPLQVVYPDTALRLRAQLDFQEEGGKRRVAGDEWLFEGPGTYIPKKEVAVLETIKATVIRVNQAIRLRARKEGVDRGGVYRVTGEEWLVSKVGAYLPDAHEEVLDIVNAFILTDKKALHVRALRAFKDAGDRQRRTGDEWLVTNGDHEAHIPSVAEEVVGVVEVTTLSSRQYCVILDPVGPDGKPQLGQKRVVKGERSFFLQPGERLERGIQDVYVLSEEEGLLLRAVQAFADTQEREVDEDEEEDEDRSKRPRQSVVLRRPGDRWMLRGPVEYVPPATVEVVMRRQAIPLDENEGIYVRDMKTGKVRAVIGQTYMLNQDEEMWQKELPLNVETLLASTRDPLADRSDRGKMAEGKARTKTLVVSYRVPHNAAVQVYDYREKRARVVFGPERVMLGPDEQFTVLSLSGDRPKRGNVIKAICLLLGPDFFTDIITIETADHARLQLQLSYNWHFDVKPPVDTAEAAALFSVPDFVGDACKAIASRVRGAVASVQFDDFHKNSNRIICSAVFGFDEKLAVRPSLRFPQNRLVISSVDIQSVEPVDQRTRDSLQKSVQLAIEITTNSQEAAARHEAERLEQEARGRLERQKIMDQAQAERSRKELLELEALSAAVESTGAAKAEAQSRAEAARIQGEAAVHEAKLKVEAQTIEAEAELQRLAKARQQELVYRKQMDQLDVEKQERLSKMESERFSHLVDSLGSDTLKEMARAGPELQVKLLQALGLKSTLITDGVSPINLFTTANGLLGALPAPAQ; the protein is encoded by the exons TGGTCGGAACCGGGAAGTCACGTGACCGCCGTGGCAGCCACGCCCACACCGCAAGTCTGCTGAAAAAGTCGACAGGTGTCGGAAAAAGAATCTCATCCGTGACGAGCAG CATCGCCAAGATGTCCAAGAAGATCCAGTTCCAAAATACCGCGGTGGAAGCGGCGGCAGCGGTGGCGGTGGACGTGTCCATCATCCGCATCCCGCCCCACCACTACATCCACGTGTTGGACCAGAACACCAACATCGCCCGCGTGGAGATCGGGCCGCTCACCTTCATCCGCCAAGATCACGAAAG GGTCCTCTTCTCGCCGGTGCGGATGATCACGGTGCCGCCGCGCCACTTCTGCGTGATCGCCAACCCGGTGGCGTGCGACGACGGCGGCCTCGTCCTCTTCGACGGGGCGGGCCAGGCCAAGCTGCGCCACGCCGACCTGGAGATCCGCCTGTGCCGGGATCCTTTCCCGCTGTACCCCGGAGAGGAGATCCAGCAG GTGGTGACGCCGCTGCAGGTGGTCTATCCCGACACGGCGCTGCGACTGCGGGCGCAGCTGGACTTCCAGGAGGAGGGCGGCAAGAGACGTGTCGCCGGGGACGAGTGGCTCTTCGAGGGACCCG GGACGTACATCCCCAAGAAGGAAGTGGCGGTCCTGGAGACCATCAAGGCCACGGTGATCCGGGTGAACCAAGCCATCAGACTGCGAGCTCGCAAGGAGGGAGTGGACCGCGGCGGCGTGTACCGCGTCACAG GGGAGGAGTGGCTGGTCAGCAAGGTGGGGGCGTACCTGCCGGACGCACACGAGGAAGTGCTGGACATCGTCAACGCCTTCATCCTGACCGACAAG AAAGCGCTGCACGTGCGCGCCCTGCGGGCCTTCAAGGACGCGGGGGACCGCCAGCGGCGTACGGGCGACGAGTGGCTGGTGACCAACGGCGACCACGAGGCGCACATCCCCTCGGTGGCGGAGGAGGTGGTGGGCGTGGTGGAGGTGACCACGCTGAGCAGCCGCCAGTATTGCGTCATCCTGGACCCGGTCGGACCCGACGGCAAACCTCAGCTGGGCCAGAAAAGGGTGGTGAAG GGGGAGCGCTCCTTCTTCCTGCAGCCCGGCGAGCGCCTGGAGCGCGGCATCCAGGACGTCTACGTGCTGTCCGAGGAGGAAGGTCTGCTCCTGCGCGCCGTCCAGGCCTTCGCCGACACCCAGGAG CGCGAGGTGgacgaggacgaggaggaggacgaGGACCGGAGCAAGCGCCCGCGCCAAAGCGTCGTCCTTCGCCGTCCCGGCGACCGCTGGATGCTGCGAGGCCCCGTGGAGTACGTGCCCCCCGCCACGGTGGAGGTGGTGATGCGGCGGCAGGCCATCCCGCTGGACGAGAATGAGGGCATCTACGTGCGGGACATGAAGACGGGCAAG GTGCGAGCGGTCATCGGGCAGACGTACATGCTGAACCAGGACGAGGAGATGTGGCAGAAGGAACTTCCTCTCAACGTGGAGACGCTGCTGGCGTCCACCCGCGACCCTTTGGCGGACCGCTCGGACCGGGGCAAGATGGCGGAGGGCAAAGCGAGGACCAAGACGCTGGTGGTGTCCTACAGAGTCCCCCACAATGCAGCGGTGCAGGTTTACGACTACCGGGAGAAGAGGGCCAG GGTGGTGTTTGGACCGGAGCGCGTGATGCTGGGTCCTGACGAGCAGTTCACCGTGCTGTCGCTGTCGGGGGACCGACCCAAGCGAGGCAACGTGATCAAGGCCATCTGTCTGCTGCTGGGCCCCGACTTCTTCACCGACATCATCACCATCGAGACCGCCGACCACGCCCGCCTGCAGCTGCAGCTCTCCTACAACTG GCACTTTGACGTCAAGCCGCCCGTCGACACCGCCGAAGCCGCCGCGCTGTTCTCCGTGCCCGACTTTGTGGGCGACGCCTGCAAGGCCATCGCGTCGCGGGTCCGAGGCGCAGTGGCGTCCGTGCAGTTTGACGACTTCCACAAG AACTCCAACCGCATCATCTGCTCGGCCGTGTTCGGCTTCGACGAGAAGCTGGCGGTGCGCCCGAGTCTCCGCTTCCCTCAGAACCGCCTGGTCATCAGCAGCGTGGACATCCAGTCCGTGGAGCCCGTGGACCAGAGGACACGAGACTCCCTGCAGAAGAGCGTCCAGCTCGCCATCGAGATCACCACCAACTCCCAGGAGGCCGCCGCACG TCACGAGGCGGAGCGTCTGGAGCAGGAAGCACGAGGCCGGCTGGAGAGACAGAAGATCATGGACCAGGCACAAGCTGAGCGAAGCAGGAAGGAACTTCTAGAGCTGGAGGCTCTCAG CGCGGCCGTGGAGAGCACGGGCGCCGCCAAGGCGGAGGCTCAGTCCCGGGCGGAGGCGGCGCGTATCCAAGGCGAGGCGGCGGTCCACGAGGCCAAACTGAAGGTGGAGGCTCAGACCATCGAGGCG GAGGCGGAGCTGCAGCGTTTGGCGAAGGCTCGCCAGCAGGAGCTGGTCTACAGGAAGCAGATGGACCAGCTGGACGTGGAAAAGCAGGAGCGTCTGTCCAAGATGGAGAGCGAGCGCTTCAGCCATCTGGTGGACAGCCTGGGCAGCGACACGCTGAAGGAGATGGCGAGGGCCGGCCCCGAGCTGCAG GTGAAGTTGCTGCAGGCCCTCGGCCTCAAGTCCACCCTCATCACGGACGGCGTGTCGCCCATCAACCTCTTCACCACCGCCAACGGCCTGCTGGGGGCGCTGCCTGCACCTGCCCAGTGA